The DNA window CCCATTGCCGCTCGGCTCCCCTGCGCAGGTCGTGATTAGTCATGTCGATGCGAGAAGAGACATTTTGACGGTACGGCTCACATAGGAACAATGAAAAATTAAAAATGAGAAAACAGGGATATCATTGCTTGATGCTCCGTTTCGCACTCATAAAGAATCGACGCAAGAGCCTTGCTGAGTTGTTCAGTTTCATCAGCAAGGTCATCTATCCGACCTGATGGAACCAAGTCAGCCTCGCGAATTAAGCGTAACCAGTATACGGATTCTAGCGTCTCCTTGTGAGCTATGGACATCTTGGCGACGAAATCTGCCTTGCTTTGTCCACCTTGTGCTTCGTGGATATTTGCTCCAATAGAAGTCCCGGAGCGTAGCAATTGCCTCCCAATAATTCGCCCGATCTCATCCTTTTGGAGTTCTCGATACAGTTTGATGATGCGAAGCGGGTACGCAACACTCCGCTCCAGAATATCCGTTGTCATTTCGCAACCGATGCTTTTCCTTGCTCTTCAGTTTTCCTTTTATTTTGCATTTTCCATTGCATTCTGCGTTTTCAATTTTGCATTTTTAATTTTTCATTTTGCATTATCTTCGCTACCACATGACTGACCCGCCATCGATATTGAGCGATTGCCCGGTAATATACGACGCATCTGGGGTACAAAGATACGCGATAAACTTGCCGGTTTCTTCGTCTGTTCCAGCGCGTTTGAGGGGCACCATTGTGTTGATGCTGGCGTTCCAGGCATCACCACGACCTACGACATCCATACGCGCCGTATCGATGATACCGGGGCAGACCGCGTTGACACGAATTTGGTGCGGTGCCACTTCCATCGCCAGCGCTTGGGTAAATCCCTGAATGCCAAAGTTCGACGTGCAATACGCAGTCGTATTGGGAAAACCGCGTTTTCCGGCAATCGAAGAGATGTTGATAATCGCGCCGCCCTGTTGCTGCTTAATCATGGCAGGGAGCACTTCGCGGCTCATGAGAAAACTACCAGTGAGTTTTGTCTCCAACACCTTATGCCAGAGTTCTTCCGACAATTCGAGCAACGGCACGCGGTCAGCTCCGCGGGCAAACGCGGAATTATTGATCAGGAAATCGATACGACCGAATTCTTTCAGGGTGGCCGCGACGGTGCATTTGACATCTTCACTCTTGACGACATCAGCAATCAGCGGCAGAGCGCGGCGGCCCTGTTTACGTACTTGTTCTGCTGTACTTTCGATGTCACGCCAGCCCACTGCTTTTTCATCTGGTGGGTATTTCTCCGGGTCTCGTCCGGTACCGGTCACGACAATATCAGCCCCGAATTCTGCTAGCGCGAGCGCCGTCGCTCGCCCAATGCCGCGTAATCTTCCTGCCCCTGTCACGATTGCGACTTTTCCATCAAGTACGCCCATAGTGTCATCCTTTTTTTTCTTTGCAGCTCACCCACCTTGACGACCTTGCGTCAGACCGTCACACTGCCGCTCCCGACCATACCACGAGTAGGAAGCATAACAAGGAGTATCAAGCGTGAGTTCTGCTGCTGCAAAATCCGAAGGCGGAGCATCTCCAGTCCCGGCGGTTATCACTCCTCAATATCGTCGCTATGCGATGTTGCTGCTCGTTCTCGTTTTCACCTCTAGCCACGTTGACCGTCAGATCTTGGCGATCCTCTTGCAACCGATCAAGCTGGAAATGCAATTATCTGATACTCAGCTTGGCTTCCTTTCTGGTGTGGCGTTTGCCATCTTCTATGCGACGTTAGGCATCCCGATGGCAATGTGGGCTGATCGCAGCAATCGTCGTAACCTGATTGCCCTGGCGCTCGCGACATGGAGCGGCATGACAGCACTGTGTGGGTTAGCGACAAACTTCTGGCAACTGGCAGCAGCACGAATTGGCGTCGGCGTCGGAGAAGCGGGTTCGAGTCCACCGTCGCACTCGATGATCGCCGACATGTATCCGCCAGCAGAACGCGCTACGGCAATGGGGACGTTTTCGTTGGGGATTAACTTCGGCTTGATGACAGGCTTTCTCGTCGGCGGATGGGTCAGCCAGTGGTATGGTTGGCGCGTGGCGTTCTATACCGTCGGTCTGCCAGGACTTCTCTTGGCGCTTGTCGTTCTCCTCACTCTTCGTGAACCTCCGCGCGGGTATGCGGAAGGTTTACAGGCAACTCCACAAGAAGCACCGAGTCTCGGCACAGTTATTCGTTCCCTGACAGCGATACCAGCGTGGCGCCACCTTGCGGCAGGCGCCACCTTGGCGTCTTTCGTTGGCTATGGCGTCGTATTGTGGCTGCCGGCGTTCCTCATGCGATCGCACGGATTGCAAAGCGGGCAGATTGGCACGGCCCTCGCCTTCCTCTTCGGTGTGTTAGGCGGAGTGAGCACCTATGTCGGTGGGATGCTGTCCGATCGCCTGGGAAAACACGATGTGAGATGGAACGTTTGGGTAGTCGCTGTTGCTATTCTGATCTCACTTCCCTTTACTGTGGCTGCCTATCTCGCTCGTGATATTCAGACCGCGACGTGGTACGGCATTGTTCCGGCGCTTCTGGGTGGATTCTATCTC is part of the Deltaproteobacteria bacterium genome and encodes:
- a CDS encoding four helix bundle protein, whose amino-acid sequence is MTTDILERSVAYPLRIIKLYRELQKDEIGRIIGRQLLRSGTSIGANIHEAQGGQSKADFVAKMSIAHKETLESVYWLRLIREADLVPSGRIDDLADETEQLSKALASILYECETEHQAMISLFSHF
- a CDS encoding SDR family oxidoreductase, giving the protein MGVLDGKVAIVTGAGRLRGIGRATALALAEFGADIVVTGTGRDPEKYPPDEKAVGWRDIESTAEQVRKQGRRALPLIADVVKSEDVKCTVAATLKEFGRIDFLINNSAFARGADRVPLLELSEELWHKVLETKLTGSFLMSREVLPAMIKQQQGGAIINISSIAGKRGFPNTTAYCTSNFGIQGFTQALAMEVAPHQIRVNAVCPGIIDTARMDVVGRGDAWNASINTMVPLKRAGTDEETGKFIAYLCTPDASYITGQSLNIDGGSVMW
- a CDS encoding MFS transporter, whose protein sequence is MLLLVLVFTSSHVDRQILAILLQPIKLEMQLSDTQLGFLSGVAFAIFYATLGIPMAMWADRSNRRNLIALALATWSGMTALCGLATNFWQLAAARIGVGVGEAGSSPPSHSMIADMYPPAERATAMGTFSLGINFGLMTGFLVGGWVSQWYGWRVAFYTVGLPGLLLALVVLLTLREPPRGYAEGLQATPQEAPSLGTVIRSLTAIPAWRHLAAGATLASFVGYGVVLWLPAFLMRSHGLQSGQIGTALAFLFGVLGGVSTYVGGMLSDRLGKHDVRWNVWVVAVAILISLPFTVAAYLARDIQTATWYGIVPALLGGFYLGPSFALNQSLVSLRMRSVASAILLFIVNIIGLGLGPQTVGLLSDFFQAEHGTESLRYALLCLSLVNVWTAVHYCLAGRTLGKDLAAVRASQS